One region of Triticum aestivum cultivar Chinese Spring chromosome 6B, IWGSC CS RefSeq v2.1, whole genome shotgun sequence genomic DNA includes:
- the LOC123133647 gene encoding probable xyloglucan endotransglucosylase/hydrolase protein 30: MSRLASALLALATVAAVAVAVRPTVDVTATVAFGEGYTPLFGFDNILRSADDRTVSLLLDRSTGSGFISSAMYEHGFFSASIKLPSDYTAGVVVAFYTSNGDVFPKTHDELDFEFLGNIRGKPWRMQTNMYGNGSVSRGREERYVLPFDPTTEFHRYSILWARDAVVFYVDDVPVRNLRRARAGRDFPAKPMSLYATVWDASNWATSGGRYRVNYQYGPFVASFTDLALAGCRAPSPTEEGCADALAASDPAVMTLAKQQAMRQFRERNMVYSYCYDTRRYPVPFPECDLVESERTRFKDSGHRLSLRRRRVGHRPARPGAANKADM, translated from the exons ATGTCGCGGTTGGCGTCGGCGCTGCTGGCCCTGgcgacggtggccgcggtggcggtggcggtgcggcCGACGGTGGACGTGACCGCGACGGTGGCCTTCGGGGAGGGCTACACGCCGCTCTTCGGCTTCGACAACATCCTCCGCTCCGCCGACGACCGCACCGTCAGCCTCCTACTCGACCGCTCCACCG GGTCGGGGTTCATCTCGTCGGCCATGTACGAGCACGGCTTCTTCAGCGCGTCCATCAAACTGCCGTCCGACTACACGGCGGGGGTGGTGGTGGCCTTCTACACGTCCAACGGTGACGTGTTCCCCAAGACGCACGACGAGCTGGACTTCGAGTTCCTGGGCAACATCCGGGGCAAGCCGTGGCGGATGCAGACCAACATGTACGGCAACGGCAGCGTCAGCCGGGGCCGGGAGGAGCGCTACGTGCTGCCCTTCGACCCCACCACCGAGTTCCACCGCTACTCCATCCTCTGGGCGCGCGACGCCGTCGTCTTCTACGTCGACGACGTGCCCGTGCGCAACCTgcgccgcgcccgcgccggccgCGACTTCCCGGCCAAGCCCATGTCGCTCTACGCCACCGTCTGGGACGCCTCTAACTGGGCCACCTCCGGCGGCCGCTACCGCGTCAACTACCAGTACGGGCCCTTCGTCGCCTCCTTCACCGACCTCGCCCTCGCCGgctgccgcgccccctcccccacggAAGAAGGCTGCGCCGACGCGCTGGCCGCGTCCGACCCCGCCGTCATGACGCTCGCCAAGCAGCAGGCCATGCGCCAGTTCAGGGAGCGCAACATGGTCTACTCCTACTGCTACGACACCAGGCGCTACCCCGTGCCCTTCCCGGAGTGCGACCTCGTCGAGTCGGAGCGGACGAGGTTCAAGGACAGCGGCCACCGGCTATCGCTCAGGCGCCGCCGCGTGGGCCACCGGCCGGCCAGGCCGGGCGCCGCCAACAAGGCCGACATGTAG